In Chryseobacterium sp. C-71, the genomic window CAGATGAAATTGAAGAAGAACTTTCTATAAGGAATTACGGAAATCTTGTCCATTATACACTCCAAGAAATTTATGAGATTATAAAAGGTAAAGTTTTAAAAGTAAATGATTTAGAGAAATCAATTAAACAAATAGATGAATATATAAATATTGCTATTGAAAAGCTAAAACATCAACCTGAATTTTATAATAAAGGGATGAATTTCATTCATAAAGCGATTGCCAAAAAAGTTATTGAGAATATTCTGAGTCATGATCTGGAATTGATAAAACAAGGAAATTCTTTAGAAATCATCGATATAGAAAGAAGATTTGAAAGCGTAGATTTCTATTTAGATGAAGCTAAAAATGACAAAGTTTCCTTCTTTGGATTCATTGACCGAATTGACCGATTGAACGGAACTGTAAGGATTATAGATTATAAAACCGCAAAAATTAAGAATTTAACGGTAAAAATTGACTCTGAAAATATTGATGATTATTTCCATAAAGATGACAGAAAGCAGGCTTTACAGTTATGCATTTATCAATATGTTATTCAGAGTTTGCCTGAATTTTGGGGCTTCCCGATCGAAACAGGAATCTGGAGCTTTGCCGATGCTAAAAAAGGAGTGGCTTCTCTTGAGTTTGCCCAGGGAAATCTCGATGATGCCATGCAGTCTGTGAAAAGCCTGATCATGGAAATCCTAAATCCGGATATCAGCTTTCTGGAAAATATCAAAACATTCCAAAGTAGATAAACATTTTTTATAGTTTCTCAGCTTCGTAAACCTTTAGATTCTTATCCATCTTCTCTAGGTCAATATTTGCTAAGTTTTTCTCTATGTTTTTTGCCTGAACAGACATGAATTCAGTCTCTACTTTAAGGACAACTCCAGGGAAATCAAAATAATTCAGAGGTCCTGTTCTCGCAGGAATCTGTTCTGTATACCAGACCTTTGCTTTCTTCTTATTAATCAATTCAACTTCAATAATTTTACATTGATAATCTAAAATAATGTCACTGCCTTCGAGTTTTTGGATCTTATTAAAAATCGGTATCATATACTGATATGATTCCACATTTTGTACATTTTTTAAGGAATAGGCTCCTGCTTCTTCTTTAAATTTAAATAATTTAATCGGATTAATTTTGTAACTGTTCCGATACATTCCTGTTACATTTAATTTGTTATTTCCATTATTATCGTAAATCATTTGTGGTGGATAAGACTGATATACTGAATTCCCTTCAGAATAGTTAAGAATATGTTTTTGAGGTTGGCTTCCAATTTCTTTTATCTGCTTTTTAAATTCTTCACTTCCCGCACCTTCATAAGTGTTGTCTGACTTAAAATGAGCTTCGTATTCTATTTTGAAAGATTGTGCAGAAATACTTAAAAACGGCAGAAGCAGGAGGGATAGAATGTAAATTTTATTCATATTTAAAAAATAGATTATTGGTGATTGATATCCTTTAGGTGTGAATTCAAATCTAATAAAATATTTTTGTGTGAAAGTGCTCAATATCAACTTTAAGAAAAGTTTAGCATATCTATTAAAAAAAAGTCCGGTTAAAAAAACCGGACTTTCATTTATTTAAAAAGCATTAAAGCCTGTAATATCTAAGCCTGTAATCAATAAGTGAACATCATGCGTTCCTTCATAAGTAATCACCGATTCTAGATTGGCAGCGTGTCTCATCATCGGGAACTCACCCATGATTCCCATGCCGCCAAGAATCTGACGAGATTCTCTTGCAATGTCTATCGCCATCTTTACGTTGTTTCTTTTCGCCATGGAGATTTGAGCTGGTGTCGCTTTATGGTCATTTTTCAATGTTCCTAATTGTAAGCAAAGTAATTGAGCCTTAGTAATTTCAGTTAAAAATTCAGCTAATTTTTTCTGCTGCAACTGGAACGCACCCACTGGTTTTCCGAATTGTTTTCTTTCTTTAGAATATTGAACAGCAGTACAATAACAGTCAATCGCAGCACCAATTACGCCCCACGAAATTCCGTATCGTGCAGAATTTAAACAAGATAAAGGTCCTTTCAATCCGGTAACTCCAGGAAGTAGATTTTCTTTAGGAACTTTTACATTATTGAACACCAATTCTCCCGTTTTAGAAGCTCTCAAGCTCCATTTGTTGTGCGTTTCAGGAGTTGTAAAGCCTTCCATTCCTCTTTCAACGATTAATCCCTGTACTTTTCCTTCTTCGTTTTTAGCCCAAATCACTGCAATATCGCAAAGAGGTGAGTTGGTGATCCACATTTTAGCACCATTCAAAAGATAATGATCACCCATATCTTTAAACTGAGATTCCATAGAACTAGGATCTGAACCGTGATTTGGCTCAGTCAGACCGAAAGAACCGATCATTTCACCGGAAGCTAATTTGGGTAAGTATTTTCTCTTCTGTTCCTCAGAACCAAACTCGTTGATAGGGAACATCACCAAAGAGCTCTGTACAGACGCTGCAGAACGTACGGCAGAATCTCCTCTTTCCAATTCCTGCATAATCAAACCGTAAGAAATCTGATCAAGACCAGAACCGCCGTATTCCTCAGGAATGTAAGGGCCTAAAGCTCCGATTTTCCCCAATTCTTGCATCAGATTTGGTAAATCGGTGTGATTTTGAGCAGCGTGATCGATATTCGGCATTACAAAACTTTCAACCCAATCTCTCACAGACTGGCGGATAAGCTTGTGTTCTTCGGTAAGTAAAGCATCAATTCCGTAGTAATCGGGAATGCTTGTAAGAGGATAATATGACATGTAATTTAATTTTCCTAAAAATAATACTTTTCACTTGGTCTGAGAAAATTTTTTAAGAAAAATAAAAAAACTAATCTTTGATGAATTTGTAGAGATAAGGAGCCTTATTAGCAGAACCGTCGAAAAGTTTTTCCATTCTTTCTAATGAATTCATGCTTAGTATTTTACGCTGGAAGTTGTTTCGTCTGAATTTTTCGCCTAAAATAGTTTCATAAAGCGACTGTAAATCTTTCATAGTAAACTTCTCCGGTAAAAGATTACTTGCAGCGATCTGAGTATCAATGTTTTTACGTAAATATTCCAAGCCTTCAGCGATAACTCTATCATGATCGAAAGCCATCGCCGGAAGTTTGCTGACTTCAAACCATGCACATGTTTCGTTGAAAGCGTCAGGAAAGGTATTTGCTAAAGAAAAATCAATCAGACTGCAATATCCTACAGTGATAAATCTTTGCAGAATCCAGTGATCTTTTGGGACGTCAAGACCTTTATTTTGAATTAATGTTCTGTGCACATTGTTTTGTGTACGATTTAGCCTGCCAAATGTATGAAACTGTTCTAAAAATAGACCTTTAAGATGTGTTCTTTCGTACAAAACGCGATCCGCAGCTTCTCTCAGATCTTCATCTATAAATACAAAACCGCCGGGAAGCGACCACAAATCGAGATCATGGTATTTAAGCAAAAGAACTTTCAGAATATTGTCATGAAAACCAAAAATCGTACAGTCTACGGATAGATTGGGTATAAAGTCTTTGCTCTCGACAAGTTCCTTAAGGGTTTCAATGTTTCTGTTATGGTCAGTTTTCATGCAGTAAAAATAAAATTATTTTTTAAATTTTATTCATACTAATTTTAAAATAAGAATAAGCTAATACGGAAACCATAATTACTGCTCCCAAAATGTAGAGAGAGTAATAGGTAAGTATTTGATTTTTAAATAATAATGAAATTGTCATTGAGTTTAAAGAACTGCTTACTGACGACACAATTACAATTAAAGAAGTAAAAGTATTGATTTTATCTTTGTCAATTTTAGCGATCATCTTTGAGTTAATCACCGGATAGAGAGGTGAGAGAAACAATCCGATGACTGGAAATAGAAATAATAGAACTTTGGGATTTTCTGTAAAATTAAATTGAATTACCGAGATGACCACCAGCAAAAATATGATCATGAATAAACACATCATGAAATATCTGGATAATGAAAATTTATGAATAATCTTTGATGTGATTGCTCTGCCTGTGAAGGAGAAAAGTGCTAAGAAAGAGGATGCCTGCAATGCAAAAAAAGAATTGACTTTCAAATGATCTTTATAAAAAGCTGGAAGCCAGGAACTAAAGCTTTGTTCAATAAAAATAATGAAAAAACTAACGGCAAAAAAAAGAATAAATGGCAATTTTCCGAATCCAGATAAATCGGGAAGAACTTTGGTGTTTTTACTTTCCGGTTCAGCAACTTTAGTTCTTACAAAAAGGAAAACCGTAAAAAAAGAAATGAGAGAAATAGACATGAATCCAAACTTCCAATATTCTCCAAACTGACTTGAAATTAACCATCCAAAGCCTGTATTCACAACAAAAATACCAATCATAAAAGATGCTTCTACACTATTCATGGTTTTTGCTAAAGATTTTTCCTCGGTCATATTATTACGGATAATTCCGTAAACACAGATTTTCCCAATCGCAAAACAAGTTCCGATAATTGCAAACCACAGCTTGAAAAACCAAAATACTTCAACAAATGGCAAAAATAATGAGCAAGTGCCGACTAACATTAATGCAAAAATCAATGATTTTTTCGTCCCGAATCTGCTGATAAAATTAACTGCGAAAAGTGAAAAAATGGCAATCGGTATATCTTTAAAAGATTCTAAAAATCCCAATTTATCATAAGTGATATTTTGCTCTGAAAGCTGCAGTATCACAATGCCCATACAATTCAAAACCATTGAAAAAACAAGGAAGGTAAGCTTTAGCGGAAGAGAAATATTGGGTTGCTTAACACTCATTTCGGGATTATTTTTAACGTTTTTTAGTCAATATTAACTAATTATTACCATCTATTTATGCCTTTGAAACCCCAAAAATAGTGGAAATATTAAAATAATTATTAAATAAATGTTAATTAACCAAAAAAATATATATTTTTATTGTCTCAATTTGAGAATTAAAAAACTAACTGTATATGAATGTACAAATATCAAGAAGTTTAGGAATTATTGCCGCGCTTTATTTTACGGCAAATTTCAATGCACAAACTACACCTGCAGATACTGTTCAAAAGGAGCAGAAAATTGAAGAAGTAGTTATGATTGGTTACGGTACTCAGAAAAAGAGTAATGTAACAGGAGCAATATCAAGTTTAAAAGCTTCAGATATTGAAGATATTCCTGCGGGTAGACCAGAGCAAGTTCTGCAAGGTCGTGCTGCTGGGGTTTCGGTAATATCTAATTCTGGACAGCCAGGTTCAGCTGCAACGGTAAGAGTACGTGGTATTACCAGTTTTGGAGCCGGAAGTAATGATCCGCTTTGGGTTGTAGATGGTATTGTGGTAGATAACATAGCGTGGCTTAACCAAGCTGATATCGAAGGAATGGAAATTCTTAAAGACGGAGCGTCTGCTGCAATTTATGGAGTCTCTGCTGCAAGAGGTGTAATTCTTATTACAACTAAAAAAGGTGCTAAAGGCAGATTGAACCTTTCTTACAATGGATTTTTCGGCGTCGGAAGTGCTGCAAAAAAGCTTGACTTGTTAGATGCTTCTCAGTACGCAACAATCATGAATGAAGCTAATGTGAATGACGGACGAGATCCTTTATTCTCAAATCCTTCATCATATGGTAGAGGTACCGATTGGCAAGATGTTATTTTTAACAGTGCTCAGCGTTCTTCTCACGATTTTAGCATCAGTGGTGGAAGTGATAAATCTACATTTTATACATCTTTCGGTTTATATGAGCAGCAAGGTATTGTAATGCGTGATATTTCTAATTACAAAAGATTAAATGCAAGAATCAATTCAACTCATAAAGTTCTTGACTGGTTAACAATAGGGCAGACTTTAGCTTACACTCATGTAAAAGCACAAGGTATTAATGAAAATGGTGAATTTGGAGGTCCTCTAAGTTCTGCAATCAACTTAGATCCAATTACTCCATTGACAGTAACTAATGGAATTGCTAATCAACCTTTTCCAAGTGACTACAACAACCCATTTATATTGAGAGATGACATAGGTAATCCTTACGGAATTTCACATTATGTAAATAAAGAAATGTCTAACCCATTAGCATTTCAACAAACACAGCTGGGTAGAAACAGATATTCCGATGATTTTATTGCAAACGTTTTTGCAGAGGCCAAGTTTTTAAATCATTTTACTTTTAAATCTAGTATCAACGGAAAATTATCATATTGGGGAAATCAAGGCTTCAGTCCAAAATTTTATTTAAGTCCATCTTTTAAAAATGACACATTCAACAGTCTTTTCAGAGAAACACAAAAAAGATTTGATTGGAATACAGAGAACACAATAAATTATCAAAACAAATTTGGAGACCATAATTTAAGTGTGTTGTTAGGTCAGGGATATTATGAATTTAACATAGCCTCAGGTCAGAATACCACCTACACCAATCTTCCTGTAAATAATTGGGAAGACGCATCATTCAACTTTGATATTGCTCCAGAAAACAGAACAGGTAATGCATGGGATGGAAAAGAAACCCATAAGACTTCATATTTTGCCAGAGTAGTTTATGATTACAGAAATAAGTATTTGTTCACAGGTACAATGCGTAGAGATGGTTCTTCAAAATTTGGTAGAAATAATCATTGGGGGAATTTTCCGGCAATGTCATTAGGTTGGAATTTATCTAATGAAAATTTCTGGAGAGAAAATAACATCGTTAACAGTGTAAAACTGAGAGGAGGGTATGGAGTTTTAGGAAATGATGCAATTAATGATTTCCAATTTGCGAGTTTCTTGGTTCCAGGAAGTAACTATTCTTTTGGAAACAATAATATCAACATAGGTTATGCACCAAGTACCTTAGAAAACCCAGACCTAAAATGGGAACGAACTTCTCAACTTAACTTTGCGGTTGATTTAAAATTACTTAGAAATTTTGACTTAACTGTTGATGTTTACCGTAAAAAAACGACGGATATTTTAAGACAGGTAAATATTCCAGGGTATGTAGGAGTTACGAATAACCCGTGGAGAAATATAGGTGATATGCAGAATGACGGTTTGGAAGTTAGCTTAGGTTACAAGAAAAACTGGGATGATTTTGGAATCTCTGCGAATGGAAATTTCGGATATCTTAAAAATGAAGTTACAAGATTAGAAGATGATAAAGTATTTGAAAACTTTGCCTCTTTCCAATCTATGGGAGCCGTTTCTAGATTACAGGTTGGTGCACCTTATGGTTCATTTTTCGGATATCAAAATGCAGGAATTTTCCAA contains:
- a CDS encoding NrtR DNA-binding winged helix domain-containing protein, with product MKTDHNRNIETLKELVESKDFIPNLSVDCTIFGFHDNILKVLLLKYHDLDLWSLPGGFVFIDEDLREAADRVLYERTHLKGLFLEQFHTFGRLNRTQNNVHRTLIQNKGLDVPKDHWILQRFITVGYCSLIDFSLANTFPDAFNETCAWFEVSKLPAMAFDHDRVIAEGLEYLRKNIDTQIAASNLLPEKFTMKDLQSLYETILGEKFRRNNFQRKILSMNSLERMEKLFDGSANKAPYLYKFIKD
- a CDS encoding GLPGLI family protein; this translates as MNKIYILSLLLLPFLSISAQSFKIEYEAHFKSDNTYEGAGSEEFKKQIKEIGSQPQKHILNYSEGNSVYQSYPPQMIYDNNGNNKLNVTGMYRNSYKINPIKLFKFKEEAGAYSLKNVQNVESYQYMIPIFNKIQKLEGSDIILDYQCKIIEVELINKKKAKVWYTEQIPARTGPLNYFDFPGVVLKVETEFMSVQAKNIEKNLANIDLEKMDKNLKVYEAEKL
- a CDS encoding sugar MFS transporter, translating into MSVKQPNISLPLKLTFLVFSMVLNCMGIVILQLSEQNITYDKLGFLESFKDIPIAIFSLFAVNFISRFGTKKSLIFALMLVGTCSLFLPFVEVFWFFKLWFAIIGTCFAIGKICVYGIIRNNMTEEKSLAKTMNSVEASFMIGIFVVNTGFGWLISSQFGEYWKFGFMSISLISFFTVFLFVRTKVAEPESKNTKVLPDLSGFGKLPFILFFAVSFFIIFIEQSFSSWLPAFYKDHLKVNSFFALQASSFLALFSFTGRAITSKIIHKFSLSRYFMMCLFMIIFLLVVISVIQFNFTENPKVLLFLFPVIGLFLSPLYPVINSKMIAKIDKDKINTFTSLIVIVSSVSSSLNSMTISLLFKNQILTYYSLYILGAVIMVSVLAYSYFKISMNKI
- a CDS encoding TonB-dependent receptor, giving the protein MNVQISRSLGIIAALYFTANFNAQTTPADTVQKEQKIEEVVMIGYGTQKKSNVTGAISSLKASDIEDIPAGRPEQVLQGRAAGVSVISNSGQPGSAATVRVRGITSFGAGSNDPLWVVDGIVVDNIAWLNQADIEGMEILKDGASAAIYGVSAARGVILITTKKGAKGRLNLSYNGFFGVGSAAKKLDLLDASQYATIMNEANVNDGRDPLFSNPSSYGRGTDWQDVIFNSAQRSSHDFSISGGSDKSTFYTSFGLYEQQGIVMRDISNYKRLNARINSTHKVLDWLTIGQTLAYTHVKAQGINENGEFGGPLSSAINLDPITPLTVTNGIANQPFPSDYNNPFILRDDIGNPYGISHYVNKEMSNPLAFQQTQLGRNRYSDDFIANVFAEAKFLNHFTFKSSINGKLSYWGNQGFSPKFYLSPSFKNDTFNSLFRETQKRFDWNTENTINYQNKFGDHNLSVLLGQGYYEFNIASGQNTTYTNLPVNNWEDASFNFDIAPENRTGNAWDGKETHKTSYFARVVYDYRNKYLFTGTMRRDGSSKFGRNNHWGNFPAMSLGWNLSNENFWRENNIVNSVKLRGGYGVLGNDAINDFQFASFLVPGSNYSFGNNNINIGYAPSTLENPDLKWERTSQLNFAVDLKLLRNFDLTVDVYRKKTTDILRQVNIPGYVGVTNNPWRNIGDMQNDGLEVSLGYKKNWDDFGISANGNFGYLKNEVTRLEDDKVFENFASFQSMGAVSRLQVGAPYGSFFGYQNAGIFQTQAEIDAYKNANGGLIQPNAKPGDFKRTDVNGDGKITEDDYVNLGNSVPKYTFGFTLNMNYKNFDFMIFAQGQAGNKIFQGLRRLDIQDANYQTAILDRWTGAGTSNTIARVTRDDPNQNYTRMSDYYLQKGDYLRLKLVQIGYTLPKNISETIGASKVRFYVTGENIVTFTKYTGYDPEIAGGDTFGIDRAYYPQSRTFLFGANVQF
- a CDS encoding acyl-CoA dehydrogenase family protein — translated: MSYYPLTSIPDYYGIDALLTEEHKLIRQSVRDWVESFVMPNIDHAAQNHTDLPNLMQELGKIGALGPYIPEEYGGSGLDQISYGLIMQELERGDSAVRSAASVQSSLVMFPINEFGSEEQKRKYLPKLASGEMIGSFGLTEPNHGSDPSSMESQFKDMGDHYLLNGAKMWITNSPLCDIAVIWAKNEEGKVQGLIVERGMEGFTTPETHNKWSLRASKTGELVFNNVKVPKENLLPGVTGLKGPLSCLNSARYGISWGVIGAAIDCYCTAVQYSKERKQFGKPVGAFQLQQKKLAEFLTEITKAQLLCLQLGTLKNDHKATPAQISMAKRNNVKMAIDIARESRQILGGMGIMGEFPMMRHAANLESVITYEGTHDVHLLITGLDITGFNAF